One window from the genome of Metabacillus flavus encodes:
- a CDS encoding DUF3889 domain-containing protein, producing MKKWWISLFASLVIIYGWNLEKVSFSSYSAQAAKTPDFTAAAKKEAVKVYPLSQVIMAKQIFEQTKKDQSLKQYHLTLAEGQRTIQVIVVIHYKTGSKKVQSVQVHEMK from the coding sequence ATGAAAAAGTGGTGGATTTCCCTTTTTGCTTCCCTTGTAATTATATACGGCTGGAACCTGGAAAAGGTTTCATTTTCCAGTTATTCAGCACAAGCAGCGAAAACCCCTGATTTCACGGCTGCAGCGAAAAAAGAAGCGGTAAAAGTTTATCCGTTAAGCCAGGTCATTATGGCGAAACAAATTTTCGAGCAGACAAAAAAAGACCAATCGCTGAAACAGTATCATCTGACACTTGCAGAAGGACAGAGAACAATTCAAGTGATTGTTGTGATTCATTACAAAACGGGAAGCAAAAAGGTTCAATCTGTACAGGTGCATGAAATGAAATAA
- a CDS encoding GNAT family N-acetyltransferase, with protein MLSEEQLSDIKKLQAVCEEADGIQLKLNWDMLEYRENGVKQDFFHYETDGLAAFIGLYGFGNKVEVCGMVNPGYRRKGLFSAMFKEALEEARSQGYHTILLNAPSNSKSAKGFLDEIQAPFAFSEHQMKWMGGPLPVSEDVILRTSEKEDFALEVQLEADCFGFSFEEAEAFTKQRKQEQDHEFWIIEYNGKAVGKVRVAGEKGEAWIYGFAVSPEHQKKGIGRKTLFRILKEETAKGNSVFLEVEAKNTRALKLYESCGFRAYYAQDYYLSK; from the coding sequence ATGCTTTCAGAAGAACAATTGTCAGATATAAAAAAGCTTCAAGCGGTATGTGAAGAAGCGGATGGAATTCAGTTAAAGCTCAACTGGGACATGCTGGAGTACCGGGAAAACGGAGTAAAGCAGGACTTCTTTCATTATGAAACAGATGGATTAGCGGCTTTCATAGGATTATATGGATTCGGCAATAAAGTCGAGGTGTGCGGGATGGTGAATCCAGGGTACCGCCGTAAAGGCCTGTTTTCTGCAATGTTTAAGGAAGCCCTGGAAGAAGCACGAAGTCAGGGATATCACACAATCCTGTTAAATGCGCCTTCTAACTCCAAATCGGCAAAAGGTTTCTTAGATGAGATCCAGGCCCCTTTTGCTTTTTCCGAGCATCAGATGAAATGGATGGGCGGGCCGCTTCCAGTTTCAGAGGACGTCATTCTCCGAACGTCGGAAAAAGAGGATTTTGCACTGGAGGTTCAGCTAGAAGCAGACTGCTTTGGATTCTCGTTTGAAGAAGCAGAAGCGTTCACAAAGCAGAGGAAACAGGAGCAGGACCATGAGTTCTGGATAATTGAGTACAATGGAAAAGCGGTTGGAAAAGTGCGGGTCGCAGGTGAAAAAGGAGAAGCGTGGATTTATGGGTTTGCTGTTTCTCCGGAGCATCAGAAAAAAGGGATTGGCCGAAAAACACTGTTCCGCATCCTGAAAGAGGAAACAGCTAAAGGCAATTCTGTTTTTCTAGAGGTGGAGGCAAAAAACACCCGCGCATTGAAGCTGTATGAATCGTGCGGATTCAGGGCTTATTATGCACAGGATTATTATTTATCGAAATAA
- a CDS encoding metallophosphoesterase family protein, translating into MPPIKFIHAADLHLDSPFAGLNHLPESILHRLKESTFASFSNLVSFTIEEKADFLLLAGDLFDGENRSLKAQLRLKREFEKLNEFGIPVYVIHGNHDHLGGKWLQIEWPQNVHVFSHEQVECLPFYKNKELAAHLYGYSYPERSVTKNLTSHYIKQSGAPFNIGLLHGSLEGGTEEHDVYSPFTIRELESAGFDYWALGHIHKRAILPSHETTIVYPGNLQGRHRKETGEKGCYTVTINEPGVNTAFSPLHDVLWLERTIILDETETADQLLELIKTEKEALRKEGCPVILTINLSGKTQLAADLKRAETAIDLLAAINEGEEDRREFVWTGKITDNTVIHADKEKLKQDSVFYRDFLNVTEQYESFAEAAAPLYGNALVRKYLEAFSEEEQQEMIREAESLVLAELLKEGELHK; encoded by the coding sequence ATGCCACCTATTAAATTTATTCATGCCGCTGATTTGCATCTGGATAGTCCATTCGCCGGGCTTAACCATCTGCCTGAATCCATTCTGCACCGGCTGAAGGAAAGCACGTTTGCAAGCTTTTCAAATCTGGTGTCATTCACAATAGAAGAAAAAGCAGATTTCCTTCTTTTAGCCGGAGATTTATTCGATGGAGAAAATCGGAGTTTAAAAGCGCAGCTCAGGCTAAAAAGAGAGTTTGAGAAATTGAACGAGTTTGGAATTCCGGTATATGTTATACACGGTAATCATGACCATTTAGGCGGAAAATGGCTTCAAATAGAGTGGCCCCAAAATGTCCATGTTTTCAGTCATGAACAGGTAGAGTGCCTGCCATTTTATAAAAACAAAGAACTGGCTGCACATCTTTATGGGTACAGCTATCCGGAGCGCTCAGTTACAAAAAACCTTACATCGCACTACATAAAACAGTCTGGGGCACCCTTTAATATCGGACTCCTCCATGGTTCGCTTGAAGGAGGAACGGAGGAGCATGATGTATACAGCCCCTTTACTATCCGTGAACTGGAGTCAGCCGGTTTTGATTACTGGGCACTTGGCCATATCCACAAAAGAGCCATTCTCCCTTCACACGAAACCACAATTGTTTATCCGGGAAACCTTCAGGGCAGACACCGGAAGGAAACGGGAGAAAAAGGGTGCTATACAGTCACAATAAATGAACCAGGTGTGAATACTGCTTTTTCGCCGCTCCATGATGTACTGTGGCTGGAACGTACCATCATTTTAGATGAAACGGAAACAGCGGATCAGCTATTGGAACTCATCAAAACAGAAAAAGAAGCCCTCCGGAAAGAGGGGTGTCCGGTTATCTTAACCATTAACCTGTCAGGAAAAACACAGCTTGCAGCAGATTTAAAGCGGGCCGAAACAGCAATAGACTTGCTTGCTGCGATTAATGAGGGCGAGGAAGATCGCCGCGAATTTGTTTGGACTGGAAAAATAACTGACAATACGGTCATTCATGCGGATAAAGAAAAACTTAAGCAGGATTCCGTTTTTTACAGGGACTTTTTGAACGTTACAGAACAATACGAATCCTTTGCAGAAGCGGCTGCACCTTTGTACGGAAATGCATTGGTTCGAAAATACTTAGAAGCGTTTTCGGAGGAAGAGCAGCAGGAAATGATCCGGGAAGCGGAGTCTCTCGTTTTAGCAGAGCTTTTGAAGGAGGGAGAGCTTCATAAATGA